The Waddliaceae bacterium DNA window TCTTCGAAAATTGTGGAAACTTCTTTTTGTTGTTTTTTCTGTTATCATCAATTTCTGTTCATAACATAGAAGATTTCTTGTTCATGACGTTGTTATTACTTTTCACAACTACACCTTTCTGTAGATAACACCCATATTCTCAACAGTCGATAAACAAGTTCTCAACAAAGACTTTCCATAGATGAAAAGGCATAGATATAAACAAATCCACACCCTCTGAAGAAGAATAGAAGTACTTATATATAAAGATAATTCATATGTGAATCCTGTGGAAACTTTCTTCTTCTCTTCAAATTGTGCTTTTTCGTATACTCTATCAATAAAAACCAAAAGTAGCGGGGTTATATGTCTTTATTCAAAACATCAGATTATTTCGATCTCACAGAGTTTCAGCATAAAGAACTGTTTGATTTAGAAGCTCCTGTCTGGGAAACCTTAAAAAAGCTTAAAGAATTCTGCTCTTCTTTTCACTACCCTACTTTTCAATATGAGGCCCCAGGAGCGTATTTTGTTAATCCTTCAATGATTGTTATCGGAGAAGGCACTGTCGTTGAGCCAGGCGCCTATATCGAAGGACCATGCATAATAGGGAAAGGTTGTACCATACGCCACGGAGCATATCTGCGCGGCAATGTTGTTGTCGGAGATGGATGTGTTATTGGTCATGCGACAGAAGTTAAACACTCTATTTTCTTAAATGGCGCCAAAGCAGCACACTTCGCTTATGTCGGAGATTCCATCCTCGGCAACAACGTAAATTTCGGCGCAGGAACAAAGTGTGCTAATGTTAAACTTGATAAAAGACTCGTTATTATTGATGATAATGGTTCTCATATCGAGACAGGACTTAAGAAATGCGGCGCCATTGTTGGCGACGATGCTCAGCTTGGATGCAACTGTGTTACTAATCCTGGAACGCTTATAGGACCCCGAAGCAGATGTTACCCATGCTTGAATATTGGCGGCGTTGTTCATAGTGATGCCATTGTAAAGCCAGCGTCAAAAAATGAAACGATCTTAATCAAAAACGATAAATAAAGGTTTTTTGTGGCACTACAAAATATTTTACAGAAAAAGAAAGAAGAAATAGAAAAAAAAATAGCCGACGCCGTCGAATTGCTTGGCGAAAAGAGCAGACTGCGTGATGCTTGTGAATATGCCCTTTGTAACGGAGGAAAACGATTTCGTCCAGCACTTGTTATGATGATAAACAAGGCATTAAAAAGTAATGTAGACGTGACATTCGTTGCGCTTGGAGTTGAGTTCTTTCATACGGCGTCATTGATTGCCGATGACCTGCCTTGTATGGACGATGATGACATGCGCAGAGGCAAACCCTCCCTTCATAAAAAATATAATGAAGCAACAGCTCTTCTGGCAAGCTATGCTCTTATTGGAGCAGGATATCGCGCTATTTATGAAAACACCGAGTCCCTTAAAACATCAGATGCGCCACACTCTAATAATGCCGCTGAAATATGTTGTCTTGCACTAGAAAATGCCACATATAACACTGGAATACAAGGGGCAACAGGAGGACAGTTTCTGGATATATATCCACCAGATTACGCCACCTCAACACTTCAGGATGTAATACATAAAAAAACAGGAACACTTTTTGAGATATCTTTTGTTTTCGGATGGCTTTTCAGCGGCGGTGATATACAAAAACTCGATCTTGTAAAAAAAGCAGCGTGGCATTTTGGCATGGCATTTCAGATGCAAGATGATCTAGAAGATGTAAACCAGGATAATGACAATGAAAAAACTGTTAATATAGCCTCACAAATAGGGATAGAAAAGACAGTGAAAATGTTGTGCGAAGAGATAAAATCTTTGGAAAAAATAATAATGGCTTTACATATAGATTCTGATGAGTTTTCTAGCTTGACAGCTTTTCTTGCCAATAAAGCCAAGACGTTTGCAGAGGAGCATGGTGTTGAAATTATATAATACGGTAATTCAGCGCCTTTTATGGTTTTTTATTAGCCTCATCTTTCTTGTTGGTGTTGATTTAAAGGCATCGAATTTTCACGAACACCTTCAGTCACTCCCCTTTCCAAGGAATTTCGCGGAAGAAGCCGATGCCATTTTTGCCATTCCTGATAACGTTCAGCTGTTTTTAAATGAGTCGCTAGGTTTTATTGATGACGACACTGATAATATTATACGATCGGAGGGCCTGACATATACGCTTTCAGAATTATGTGAAACGTTGGATTCTGATAAGAAGGTAGCGCTTGAAAAACTTCTTTCATTTGATGATGGTATAGATGACATTCAATTACGGCGTGCGACATATAAATACATAGAAACGTTGAGAAAAAACATTCTTCTTGCCCTTTCGCCAGAGGTTGTAGAGAGAATTTTTGAGCGATATTTTAATGAAGAGCCGCTTTGTAATCGCGAGGTGATATCGGCAACGATGACGCGTCGCTTTTTTGAGCCAAGTCAAAGGGATAAACATACACGTCTTTATTCTCTTGCCAAACGCTATGGA harbors:
- a CDS encoding polyprenyl synthetase family protein; protein product: MLGEKSRLRDACEYALCNGGKRFRPALVMMINKALKSNVDVTFVALGVEFFHTASLIADDLPCMDDDDMRRGKPSLHKKYNEATALLASYALIGAGYRAIYENTESLKTSDAPHSNNAAEICCLALENATYNTGIQGATGGQFLDIYPPDYATSTLQDVIHKKTGTLFEISFVFGWLFSGGDIQKLDLVKKAAWHFGMAFQMQDDLEDVNQDNDNEKTVNIASQIGIEKTVKMLCEEIKSLEKIIMALHIDSDEFSSLTAFLANKAKTFAEEHGVEII
- a CDS encoding UDP-N-acetylglucosamine diphosphorylase, translated to MSLFKTSDYFDLTEFQHKELFDLEAPVWETLKKLKEFCSSFHYPTFQYEAPGAYFVNPSMIVIGEGTVVEPGAYIEGPCIIGKGCTIRHGAYLRGNVVVGDGCVIGHATEVKHSIFLNGAKAAHFAYVGDSILGNNVNFGAGTKCANVKLDKRLVIIDDNGSHIETGLKKCGAIVGDDAQLGCNCVTNPGTLIGPRSRCYPCLNIGGVVHSDAIVKPASKNETILIKNDK